CACCAGGCGTTGCTACAGGGTGAAAAAGAAGAGTTTTGAAGAAgactctctctagccctgtttatacctgccgTTAACATGCATCCTTCAGGACAAAGGacgcatgttagaaccaggtataaacagggctgctctccatctctctcactcgctctcttttGTCTCACTGACAGACTGGACCTTTGACAGCTGTGGTTCTTCAGCCCCATAACTGTATGATAAGGAGAGGGCCAGCAGCCAGCAGGTCTCTCCAGCCCCCATAGCTGTATGATGAGCGGGCCAGCGGCCAGCTGGTCACCTGAGGAGGTGCTAAATGACTGGTCCATGAACTCAGGGCAGGCCTGCAGCGGGTTGAGGCACCCAGGGCATGTAGCTCATCAACTACATTGGTAAAGGTTGCTTAGGGACAGCTCAGCTATGACAGGCTcacacatcagagtcaaatacACAGCTTTCTAGCTCAGTGTTTAGTCATATAATCactaccagcagcagcatcagtacTGTTGTTTGTTCTCCGTTATTTGATTTCTGAATCAATGTTTATGGGACGAGTCGTGATGGCTGATAAGCTGCAGGACACGTGTCTGTTATCAGGCGAGAGTCACTGCACAATCTCTGTAATAGAAAAAGCATTATGTTAGCAGGCAAGTGTGGAACGTTATTCACTTTTTTTTCTGTCCGTGTTCTACAGTAATCTTGAACAAGACCAGTCTGATAGTGAGTGTTATTTTTCTGTTCAGACCACCAGATGGAGTCTTttccgtgtgtgagtgtgtcactGGCGGGGGTGTACTGagctcagagacagaagaggaagcgAGGCACCTCACTCAGCAGTCTATCCcccaaaattgtgtgtgtgtgtgggggggggggttcaattAAAGTCAATTAGCTAAGTAGATCAGACCCAACTGCTATTGCTTTGGTGACTATGGGAGACATTCAGACACACCCAGTTGAGTAGGCCGGAACAGGCTATTTGTTTTCAATGGTAAACAGCCTGAGTGAAATATCTTCATTTATTCACCAACAGCTGCCACGATTGGTAACTTCATTGATGAATCATGGTGACTTGTAATACATCTGCTTGGATGCATCACAATAACAATATCTCAATCAATACTTCATTTGTTATAAGGACATTATAGGGATCTTATTCAATCGCAAATGATACCATTTTGGTTATCATGGCCTGGATCTCACAGATCAATATAAACCCTACAGAGGTCTGTCCTACGCTGTGCAGCTCTGTCTGTCCACCTGTGCTTCTGGTGACGTGACACCTGTAGATGAGGCCTCCTTCCTGTATGTAGATTTgcccggagagagagggagagagatagagaagcttTATATGACCTGCAGCTGGTTCACTTGGTCCTCATCATCACCTAAtactactggactggactggactggactggactgccaACACTGTGGATCTCTACTCTACCAGCAGGCCTGCCCCTCCGTGTAAATAACCTGTACTAACACATTATTGTTAAGTATGTGCTTACATTGATGGGATTATTGTAGACAAGTGCatgttttgggggggttgtaaatGTGTTTTCATTTTATTGATAAAATATTGGAATCTAAACTCTCAGTAGTGTTAAATTTATCATACAGTTTTCCATTTGTTTTATTCATTTTGAAAGGGATGGGAATGGTACAGCAAGTAGATTCTAGCACTTAGTCATGCAGTatcatgatatatatatatatatatatatataaaattgtaTAGGCTACAATAGATTTACTTGTGCTTAAAGTCTATGACATTCCAAGTGTTCTGCTAATTTCCAATGATTTGACTTTGCTATATGGCCATCCGGGTATAAAATGGAAAGGATGTTAGTGCTATATTGACACAGGTGGAATTGCCTTTTATGTTTCCCAGTTCCAAGAAAACCACAGATATATGATAACAGCACAAATTCACCCTCATCTGCATGTCTCCTGGTCAACGTCGATACATTACCACAGAGTCATTTAGGCACCTATAGAAACCCTTCAAGGTCATAGGTACACAAGGGTCGTCATGTTGTACTCTCTTATTCTGTAGAGACTTGACAGATGAGATATTTGCATGTTTCAGGCAGTAaatatcctttgctgttgttgacATAGCTATCGTGTTAGTCATCACCAGTTTCACAGTGTTTCACGGTATATGACACTGAATCAAATGCTGTCCGTACGTTAATCCTTGCCTTGAGATGTATGGAAGCTTTTCAAATGTGATCATGAAGTCTGACGAATCTGTTTTGAGTACTTCCTTTTCTCATTGAAATGTACCCTTAATGTCTCGTCAACAAATAACCAACCCCAATCATAATATATCCATAAAGGCCTAGTAAAAACCAAAGTGTTTTTGGGGGAGAAATATGTAACCCTTCTCGGTCCTTCTCCACATATTGTTTAGAACACTGTGCTCATCTCCGTGTCAATAATGTTCTCCCATCCAGCTAACCTTAATGGGTTTATTGCAGGCATTGCCATATCTGCTATTGCCTGGTGCTGAGGAGGAGGACGGAAACATGGAGGGGGACAGTGGCTTCATCACTGTTCAGAAGGTCTACTACCCTTTGCTGTGCATTCTGGGGATCCCAGGTGTGTGAATCTTCTATCTTGCTTGTGCTGTTTCCTAAatgtatttgtgtctgtgtgatgttcagaacttgtTTTCATGAATTATTGTGAGAGCAATTGAAAAGGAAATGTCACAACTCAAAACGGATGCCATTCTATTTCTTCTTCCTCAGCCAATCTCTTCACGTTCTACGTGATCTGCTTCCGGAAGTGTGGAATGTCTGACACGGCCATCATCTACCTGAGTTGCTTGGCCATCGTGGACACCTTCTACCTGGTGTGGGTCATCCTGCTGGACCTGACGCTCACCTTCTGGCAGCTGCAGCCCTTCTGGCACTCCCACCCGGCCTGCGGCATCATGGGCTTCCTGCAGTACGGCTCCCTGTACAGCTCCTCCTGGATTGTGGTGGTGTTTACCATCGAACGCTACCTGGTCCTCAGCAGCACGTCTGCCAAGCAGCACTTCTCCCAGGCCAAGGTTACTAGGCTGACCTGTGTGTCTATCATCCTGGTCTCACACCTGGCCTCCGTGCCCATGGGCTGGATCAACGTGGTGACGCCGAAGAATTTCACCATAGAGGGGAAGAATGTGACTCTGCCCTGGTGTCACTACAGGGGCCATATCTATTCTACTGTCCTGGTGTGGGTCACTACATTCCTCTCTGGTGGCATCCCCATCATCCTGGTCATCATCTTCAACTCGCTGATCGGCCACCACCTGACCCGTGTCAGAAAGATGTTTACCAAGGAGGAGCGGCGGGTCATGCGGGGGGGGAGCACCAAGGGCATGGTGCGGAGGACCATCTTCCTGCTGGGCACAGTGTCTGTGACCTTCGTGGTGCTCAGCCTGCCACGCTTCGTCACCTACTGCATCCTGCGCACCAAGTACAACCACGACTGGTTCGACCGGAACGACTACCGCATTCCCATCAACTTGATTAGTGACCTGGCCAACATGCTGCAGAACCTCAACTCCACCACCAACTTCCTGCTCTACTGCATGGTGAGCCGGCGCTTCCGCCAGGAGCTGCTCCACACACTCACCTGCAAGTCCAAGGCCCGAGAGCTGGGCTCCTTCCTCACCCAGACCACAATGAAGGTGTTCTCTCTGGTGGACCATAAAACACCGCCGACCAGAGACCCCATCACTGTAGTCCTCACCAACCTCAAACAGACccagtagagaggaggagaatggGGGGGgatgatgtgtataaaccctgcATGACTGACAGGAGGTGCTGTATTGAAGCCACTGCACAGCCATCTTGGAACTTCTCCATTGTAAAGCTATAAAATGTAAAGCTATAAAATGCAATGTCTACATTAGTTTTTGACACGTTTATCGTATTACCGACACCTTAATGCAAATATATTTCTTTAAATTCCTTTAAGTCGTTTTTTTTAGAGAGTACTAATGTTACCGTccctactacaacaacaaaaaatacttaaatacatataattttgtccttgaaccattgaattgaaatactgtagaattccattcattcctatggatgactgctcctactggggagtgACAATATGGCCGATCGCCTTGTGACtttcaatggccaatacatagtaTTAGCAGTCCAGGGTTTATATACCTCATTAGGAAAGCAGGGGGGAACGGAGGACGTGGTGATTGGACTACTTTTGAATATGAACAACTTTTAGAATTGCTTGTTTTCTTTACTGGATACCCATTTCTATAATTGTTGGTTTGAATGTTTGTATTTTATTGTATGTTTGTAGGATTGTTCTGTGTTGTTATAAACTATGTTTGAATAGTGTTTGTTAGCCTACATGGACTTTTTTCTAAACAAAGAAAACTCAACTTGTAAAACAACATTTGAATTTATACTGacgtggaaattcttacacagggacactcgaagtcaatcttaagtgaatcattgtttattgtcagcgccctggagaggttccaaccaactcaatgcaccatagcacacgtcaatcaggagctctgccATAGGCAGACCCAGCAGTTGTCTTTCatacggctatacacagacaagttatatttgcatgatttagcatagtTAATTCATCTTTACCATTTTGTTTCATTtcagaccaatactggttcataacgtgacagaccaatacctcacgaggcttcttctctctaagctagaccttgaaactgagatatattttgtttgttctcaaaacaaggtctgggcgtactgccaacttgcagctactgatagtgaggatttgtacagtcagccacttgcatgaacacagaaattagttATAAGAAAAGCGCAAACATAAAAATGTTCATTACAATACCAAACCGTGTGG
The window above is part of the Salmo salar chromosome ssa15, Ssal_v3.1, whole genome shotgun sequence genome. Proteins encoded here:
- the LOC106571338 gene encoding probable G-protein coupled receptor 139, coding for MGLLQALPYLLLPGAEEEDGNMEGDSGFITVQKVYYPLLCILGIPANLFTFYVICFRKCGMSDTAIIYLSCLAIVDTFYLVWVILLDLTLTFWQLQPFWHSHPACGIMGFLQYGSLYSSSWIVVVFTIERYLVLSSTSAKQHFSQAKVTRLTCVSIILVSHLASVPMGWINVVTPKNFTIEGKNVTLPWCHYRGHIYSTVLVWVTTFLSGGIPIILVIIFNSLIGHHLTRVRKMFTKEERRVMRGGSTKGMVRRTIFLLGTVSVTFVVLSLPRFVTYCILRTKYNHDWFDRNDYRIPINLISDLANMLQNLNSTTNFLLYCMVSRRFRQELLHTLTCKSKARELGSFLTQTTMKVFSLVDHKTPPTRDPITVVLTNLKQTQ